DNA sequence from the Tenacibaculum mesophilum genome:
GTGAAGACAGATACAATAACGGAAAGTTTGAGTTAGCTATTCAATTATTTGACGAGTTGATTTTAAACAAAGAATTTGTAGAGTTCTTAACCTTACCGGCATATAAATATTTATAGAGAAAAGCAATTTAAATTAAAAACTAGACTTGAATATTTAAATCTCGATTATCGAGAAAAAAGCCCTCAAAAATGCGGCAACATTTAAGAGGGCAAGCTATCAATAAAAATTAATAACCTTATCAATTACAAAATTATGAAAAATTTAGCACACGCTAATTATAGTTCTGCTTTACAAACAGTGAAAGAATTAAAGAAAAAGTTTGGATCAACTTGGAATTCAGTTTCTCCAGAGAATGCTGCTAGAATGGTAGCACAAAACCGTTTTAAAACAGGTTTAGATATCGCTAGATATACCGCTGCAATTATGAGAGAAGATATGGCGGCTTACGATGCAGATTCATCTAATTATACACAGTCATTGGGGTGCTGGCACGGATTTGTAGCACAACAAAAAATGATTGCAGTAAAAAAACATCACAAAACAACAAGTAAACGTTATTTATATCTTTCAGGATGGATGGTAGCTGCATTGCGTTCAGAGTTTGGTCCATTACCAGATCAATCGATGCATGAAAAAACAGCAGTTCCTGCGTTAATTGAGGAGATTTATGATTTTCTACGTCAAGCAGATGCTATTGAATTAAACGATTTATTTAGAAGATTAGAAAACGGAGAAGATGTACAGAGTGAAATTGATAATTTTGAAACACATATAGTTCCAATTATTGCTGATATTGATGCTGGTTTTGGAAATGAAGAAGCTACGTATTTGTTAGCTAAAAAAATGATTCAGGCTGGTGCTTGTGCTATTCAGATAGAAAATCAAGTTTCAGATGCTAAACAATGTGGGCATCAAGATGGAAAAGTAACCGTGCCACACGAAGACTTTATAGCAAAATTAAATGCAATTCGATACGCCTTTTTAGAGTTAGGCGTAGAAGATGGAGTTATTGTAGCAAGAACCGATTCGGAAGGAGCAGGATTAACTCAAAAATTACCTGTAAGTCAAGAACCAGGAGATTTAGCTTCTCAATATTTAGCATTTGTAGAAGCTGAAGAAATTACAATTGATGAAGCAAAAGAAGACGATGTATTACTAAAACGTGATGGAAAATTAGTGCGCCCTGTACGTTTGGCGAATGGTTTGTATAAGTTTAGAGAAGGAACGAATATTGATAGGGTAGTGCTAGATTGTATTACTAGCTTACAAAACGGAGCCGATTTGTTATGGATTGAAACGCCTACGCCTCATGTGGGGCAAATTGCTCATATGGTAAATAGAGTAAGAGCTGTGGTTCCTAATGCGAAGTTGGTGTACAATAACTCACCATCGTTTAATTGGACATTGAATTTCCGTAATCAAGTGTATGATGAAATGGTTGCTGAAGGTGAAAACATGACAGGATACGACAGAAATAATTTAATGAATGCGGCTTATGATGGTACAGAATTGTGTCATAGAGCGGATGAGAAAATCCGTACTTTCCAAATAGATGGGGCAAGAGAAGCAGGTATTTTCCATCATTTAATCACCTTACCAACATACCATACAACAGCGCTACATATGAATGATTTAACAGAAGGTTATTTCGGAGAAGATGGAATGTTAGCGTATGTAAGAGGAGTGCAACGACAAGAAATTAGAAAAGGAGTTTCATGTGTAAAACATCAACGAATGGCTGGTTCTGATTTAGGAGACGACCATAAAACATTTTTCGCAGGAGATAAAGCGTTAAAAGCTAGTGGAGAAAAGAATACATCTAATCAATTTGAAGTAGGGACAAAAGATAAAGGGATAGAAGAAGAAAGTGCCGTAGCAGTATAAAAAATCTTAGTTGTTTGTAAACTTCCTGTTATGTTTGGTTTGTTTCAATTGTTTGTTTGCATAGCAGGAATTTTACATACTAATTTGATAGTATGAGTTTATAATTAGCAGTTGTAAATTTTATTTTGATGTAGTTAGCTCTCTTATTAAAAGAGAGCTTTTTCATTTTGATAATAATGTTTCAACAAGAGCTTTAATATTTTTGATTATCAATAGATTTCGTAATAGGAGTAATTAGGTCACCGGTATGTTTGGTAGATTTTGTTTCAATAAGCATAATTAAACAATCTTCCGAAGAACTAACTCTGTGATTTACACCTTTAGGAACTACAAATAAATCACCTTTTTTCATCGTAAAACTAGGTTGATTTTCTATTTCCATTAAAAGACTTCCATCGATAATATAAAAAAGCTCATCTTCGTTTTCATGATTATGCCACGGAATATCTTCCCCTTTAATTTTGGCGAGTTTAACATATTCATTGTTAACTTCAGAAATTATTTTAGGAGAAAAGTATTTTTTTAGTTTTTCAGCTTCCTGTAAGATGTTAATTGTTTGAGTAGTATCCATATCGTAAGTTATCAAGACTTTGTTTTTAATTCCATTTTAATATTACAACGTTCGTATGGGCAGTCTTCTTCCACAGGAATTTCTAAAAAGCCAAATTTTCTATAAATGTAAATAGCGTTTTCAAGTTTCGTGTTTGAGTATAAAACCAATTTATCAAACTGTTTGTCTTTTGCAAAATCAATACAATGTTGCATGAGTTGTTGTCCTATTTTGTAACCCCTGTGTTTTGGTGAAACAGCCATTTTTGTTAATTCATAAACATTAGGTTCACTCATAGGCATTAAAGCTACAGTACCTACAACTTCATTATTTAATTTAGCAAAGAAAATATGTCCTCCTTTGTCAATAATATATTTGTGAGGATTGCTTAAAACTTCCTCATCATAAGGTTCTACGTAGAAAAATGTTTGTAACCATTCAATGTTCAGATTGTAAAAAGATGAGTTGTATTCTTCCTTAAATGTGGTAATCGTTACAGTACTTTGTGTTGTATTCATTTTTATATGTTCTATAATAGCTTCGCTGAAAGACTTTTCATCGAACTTAGTCTCTAATTCATTTATAAGTTCAGTTAGTGATTCAGCCTTTATATTAGTGTACTTTTTAATAGTGTGTTCAATGCTGTTCCATATAGGGGTTACATTCTCTATGAGCTGCTTTCCTTTGTTAGAAATAAAAATAACTTTTTTTCGCTTATCCGATTTATCTTCTTTGAGGGTGATAAGTCCTTTTTTATGAAGCTTATTAATAGCTTGAGTAGTAGCAGGCTGCGATGTTTTTAAACTGTTGGTAATCTCAGTATTAGTAACACCATCTTTGTTTTTTATAATTTTAAAAGTAGGAAATAGGTAAGGGTCAAAATGAATATTAAACTCATCGTACACCAATTGTGTTTCACGCATCATGTATTCGCTAGTCCTTTTTAACCTAGAACCTAATCCAATTTCTCATAATCCTTTAAGTGCGTCCATTTTTAATAAATATAAGTACTTATATAAATACAAATATATGTTTTTTTTGATTTATAATCCTTGTGTATTATTGTTGATAAGTGTCTAGGTGATATTTTCCATGGAAAATAATAAAAATATTTTTATATATTTGTAAATGAATTTTAATAACAAACAAAATGAAAAGAGATAAAATTATTTTTTATGTAGCTACAGGGTTATTAACATTATTAATGTTTTTTTCAGCAGGAATGTATTTTTTTAATCATGCAGAAGTAGCTAAAATGTTTACAGCATTTGGGTACCCAACATACATTATTTACCCATATGCAGTAGCTAAGCTGTTAGGTTTAATAGCTTTATGGTTTTTTAGAGGAAAGTTTTTAAATGAATGGGCGTATGCAGGTTTTTTCTTTGCATTTATTCTAGCTTTTTTTGCTCATTTTATGATTGGTGATGGAGAACAAACAGGAGCTGTAATAGCAATCGTACTATTAATAGTTTCGTATATTTATAGTAAAAAAATATAATGAGCAACAATCCAACAGCAACAGTTACTTTAACTGACCGAAATTACTTAGCAGAAGCAAAAATGAGAAATCATTTTGCTGTTATTGATGAGCCTTTAGACAAAGGAGGAGACGATAATGGACCAACTCCAGTAGAATATTTACTAACTGCAATTGGTGGATGTGTGTCTATTACTTTGAGAATGTATGCAGAGAGGAAAGGATGGGACTTAGGAAAAGTTACAGTAAATGTTAGCCAAAAAGAACAATTAACTCCAGAAGGAATTAAAAAATCATTAGTAGAAGAAATTTCATTCGAAAAAGAAGTTACAGAAGAGCAGCATACTAAACTATTAGAAATAGCAGGTAAATGCCCAGTAGCTAAAATGGTGAAAGGTGAAACAGAAATTGAGTCAAAAATAACAACATAGATGAAAAAAATAATCGCTTTCGCAGGTAGTAACAGCAAAAAATCAATAAACAAACAATTAGTAACATATGCTTCTAGCTTATTAGGTGGAATTGAAGTTTCAGTATTAGATTTAAACGATTATCCATTACCTATTTATGGAATTGATAAAGAAATAGAAGAAGGTGTACCAGAAAATGCCGCAATATTTCTAGAAAAAATTAAAGAAGCAGATGGAATAGCTGTATCGTTAGCAGAACATAATGGTAATTTTACGGTAGCTTTTAAGAATATTATAGACTGGATGTCGCGTATAGAACAAAAAATATGGCATAATAAACCAATGCTATTATTATCAACTTCTCCTGGAGGTAGAGGAGGGGCGTCGTCAATGGCAATAGCTAAAAATGGATTTCCTCATATGGGAGCAAATGTTATAGCAGATTTTTCTTTACCGAAATTTTATGATAACTTTAATGACGGAAGGATTGTAAATGAGGAGTTTAATGAAGAAATAAAAGAAGCAGTTACAACTTTCCAAAAAGCAGTATAAACATAAAATTTTAAGTTATGTCAGAAGCAAAGGAAATTGTAAAGAACTATAGTAATAATGATATTACTGTAGTTTGGAAGCCAAACAAATGTATCCATTCAAAAAAATGTTGGAAAGGTTTGATACAGGTTTTTAATCCACAAAATAGACCTTGGATTAAGATGGATGGAGCTACTACAGAAAGAATTAAAAAGCAAGTAGAGGAATGCCCATCAGGAGCTTTATCATATATTTCAAAAAGAGAAGGGAGTCAAGCAGCAGCTCATACAGAAACTAAGGTAGAAGCATTAGAAGATGGTCCTTTATTAATTTACGGAACTCTGCATGTAACTAATCTGGATGGTACAACAGAAAAGAAAAATAAAACAACTGCTTTTTGCAGGTGTGGGGCTTCTCATAACAAACCATATTGTGATGGTACACATGTAAAAGTTGAGTTTAAAGGGTAATTATGAAAGTACAGCAAGAAGACAATGATAAAAAAGGAGAGTTCTATATTGAAGTTGAAGGGAATAGAGCTGCTTTAATGACGTATACTTGGGCAGGTAAGGATAAATTAATTATAGATCATACTGAAGTTGGTGATGATTTAAGAGGAAAAGGAGTAGGATATAAGTTGGTAGCAGCCTCGGTAAATTTTGCTAGAAGTAAAAATATCAAAATTCTTCCATTATGCCCATTTGCTAAATCAGTTTTTGATAAAAAGCCTGAATACTCAGACGTTTTAGCTTAAATAAAATTCCTTTTCAATATTTGTAAAGAATTTATATTCCTTGGTATATAAATGTGTGTTTTGTATTTTTGTACTCAAAATAAGGAGGTTAAAAATGAAGATAGTTTTATATGGTAGAAAAGGACATGCACATACAGTTGCATATAAAAACTTTTTAAAATCTGCAGAAGTACCATTTGAATATAAAGATGTTTCTGTTGATGATGAAGCAAAAGAACACACGAAAGAATTATATGAAGGTCAAGTTAAATATCCAACGCTATTTGTTGATGATGAAGTGTATCTGACACCATCATCAGATACTTTCAACAAATTAATGCAAGACTTAAAGTTAAAAGGATAATCTTATTTTAATAAAAAAGGCTAATAGCTAACAGCTAATTACCAAAGCAATGGGAGATATTTCAAAAGATATTAATTCAAAGTTTCCAAATAATAAAATTAAAGCGTTTATAAATATTAAATACACTGCCAATTGGATAAACAGTCAAGAAAATGAGTTTTTTAAGCAGTACAGTATTTCATCTCAACAATTTAATATTCTTCGTATTTTAAGAGGAGCAAAAGAAGCGATAAAAGTTCAAACAATAAAAGATAGAATGATTGAACGAGCTCCAAATGCTACGAGATTAATGGATAAATTATACGAGAAGAATTTAATAGATCGTGAAAGATGTAAGCATGATAGAAGAGTAGTTTATATAAGTATTACGCAACAAGGAAAAAAGTTATTAAAAGCAATAGATGATAAGTTACATTTAGATTTTATTGAAAATTTAACGGAAGAAGAAGCTACACAACTTAGTGGTTTACTAGATAAAATTAGACAATAGATTTTGTGTTTATAGTTAATAAAAGGGAAATATAGATTAAAAAATACGCCTTTTAAGAAATAGAAATTACATGAGTGTATAAAAAAGTTATTATCCTTTTAAAAATAAGAGGTTTATCTTGTGTTATAAGTAGTCTTTTACCTAGGTATTCCTAAATAATGCTTAGATATATTTGAGTTGATTAATTAACCCAAACTCAATTTTATGAAGACTTTAAAAACCCTAATGTTTGTAAGTATCTTTTTTATGGTATTTACATCATGTCAAAATGAAGAAACTGTATTATTAGACGAAACTCAAACAGAAACTTTAGATACTAAAGCAGCAAAATCAGCAGAAGACTTAAAGCTAGATTATCATGAAGATTACGGAGTAGTTAGAGCAGATGAATACCCAATGAATCCAAATGGGCTAGAAAAACCTACTTTAGATTTATTTTTAGAAAGAGGAAACCTTAAAAAAGAAGATTTAAAAAGTTACCGTATCGTAAAAGATGAATTTTCAGGTGTTGGTTTGGCAGAGCACAGAATGAAAGATGGTAATGTGATACAAGTACCTCATGAGTATCAAAGACAACCAGTTTACAGGTTTGAAGCCGAATTAAACGATGGAACCAAAGTTAGGATTATTATAATCATTATATGTTCAAATGGTTTAATCATAATATTTTGGTGGTAAAAATACCTAAAAGTATAAAAAGACCCTATACATTGTATAGGGTCTTTTTGTATAAAAAAAATATAATAAAAAATATGTATCTTGCAATTTGTTATGCATGCATAATATTTTATAAAAATTCAACAATGAAATACAAACATATTTTTGAGCCGTTAGATTTAGGTTTCACTACTTTAAAAAATCGAGTGTTAATGGGATCTATGCATACTGGTTTAGAAGAAGAAAAAAATGGAATTAAACGCATTGCTTCTTACTATGCAGAGCGTGCACGTGGTGGGGTAGGTTTGATTGTTACAGGAGGAATTGCACCGAATATTCAAGGATGGACAGCACCTTTTTCTGCCCGTATGAGTACAAAAAAGCATGCCCGTGAACACAAAGTAATTACAGAAGCAGTTCATAAAGAGGGCGGTAAAATATGTATGCAAATTTTACACTCAGGACGTTATGGATACCACCCATTTAATGTGGCACCTTCAAAAATCAAATCACCAATAACGCCTTTCAAACCATTTGCATTAAAGCAATCGGGAATACGAAGAACAGTAAAAGACTTTGTAAACTGTGCTAAATTATCACAAGAAGCAGGATATGATGGTGTAGAAATCATGGGGTCTGAAGGATATTTAATTAATCAGTTTATAGTAACGAGAACTAATAAAAGAACCGACGATTATGGAGGTAAGTATGAAAATAGAATTCGTTTAGCAGTAGAATTGGTTCGAAAAATTAGAGAAGCTGTTGGAGAGAACTTTATCATTATCTATCGTTTATCGATGCTAGATTTGGTAGAACAAGGAAGTTCTTGGGAAGAAGTAGTACAGTTAGGAAAAGAAATAGAAAAAGCTGGGGCTACTATTATCAATACAGGTATTGGATGGCATGAAGCACGAATTCCTACTATTGCAACCTCAGTACCTAGAGCTGCGTTTACTTGGGTAACCAAAAAAATGAAAGAAGAACTATCTATTCCATTAGTTACTTCTAACCGAATAAATATGCCAGATACTGCTGAAAAAGTTTTGGCAGAAGGACATGCAGATATGATTTCAATGGCACGCCCATTTTTAGCAGATCCAGAATGGGTAAACAAAGCTAAAGAAGAAAGAATAGATGAAATAAATACTTGTATAGCTTGTAATCAAGCTTGTTTAGACCATGCATTTCAAAAGAAAGTAGCAAGTTGCTTGGTAAACCCAAGAGCATGTCACGAAACAGAACTTAACTACAATCTAACTTCAAAAAAGAAAAAAATAGCAATTGTAGGAGCAGGACCAGCTGGTTTAGCAGCTTCAACAGTAGCAGCTCAAAGAGGGCACGATGTAACCTTATTTGATGCCGATAAAGAAACAGGAGGTCAGTTTAATATAGCAAAACAAATTCCAGGAAAAGAAGAGTTTTATGAAACCATTCGTTACTTTAATAAGCAATTAGAATTGCATAAGGTAAATGTAAAGTTAAACACAAGGGTTACTGCTGAAGATTTATACAATGGTAATTTTGATGAGGTTGTTTTAGCAACTGGAATTACACCGAGAACCCCAAGAATAGAAGGGGTTGATCATGAAAAAGTATTGAGTTATATTGATGTTGTGAAATTAAAGAAACCTGTAGGTAAACGTGTTGCGGTTATTGGAGCGGGAGGAATTGGTTTTGACGTTTCAGAATATTTAGCTCATGAAGGAGAGAGTACTTCTCAAAATATAGATGCTTGGTTAAAGGAATGGGGTATTGATAAAACATTAAAATCACGTGCAGGAATAGAAGGTGTTACTCCTGAAGTTCATCCTTCACCAAGAGAAATATATATGTTTAAACGTAGTTCAGGAAAGTTTGGAGGAAATTTAGGAAAAACTACAGGATGGATTCATCGTTCAGTATTAAAAAGAAAAAAAGTACAATTTATAAATGAAGTACAGTATACAAAAATAGATGATGAAGGTTTACACTATGTTCAAAATGAAGAACAAAAAGTATTACCAGTTGATAATGTGATTATTTGTGCAGGTCAAGTTCCATTTAAAGAATTGTTAGAGCCATTAGAAGCCAAAGGAATGAAAGTACATGTAATTGGAGGAGCTGATGTTGCGGCAGAATTAGATGCAAAGAGAGCCATAAACCAAGGAAGTAGATTAGCTGCTGAACTCTAGTAGTATATAAATTTAAAATCACTAAAAAAGTCTTGCCAATGCAAGACTTTTTTTATGCGTAAAACTACAGTGAATAAGTCTAAATAATTACCGATATTTGTAGCTCACATTTTATTGAAAAAAGTAAATTATGGCAATGAACAAAAACACTGTCCTAGGTTGGGCAACGCTTATAATGGTATTAATGGGGGTTTTACTTATTGGATTAGCAGTATTTAAATATGATGAAATAGCAGGGTATGGATTTGGAGCTGTTGGTTTAGGTTTTTTTGCAAATGCATGGGTGTTTAATGCCCTAAAAGGAAGAGTTTAATTAAAGAAAATATAGAGAAATGAGCGACGATAAAAAAGTCATTTTTTCAATGAATAAGGTCTCTAAGACCTACCAAAGTACAGGAAAACAGGTTCTTAAAGATATCTATTTAAGTTTCTTTTATGGAGCTAAAATTGGTATTTTAGGTTTAAACGGTTCAGGTAAGTCTACTTTGTTAAAAATTATAGCAGGAGTAGAAAAAAACTACCAAGGAGATGTTACGTTCTCTCCAGGTTATAAAGTAGGATATTTAGAACAAGAACCTCAGTTAGACGAAGATAAAACCGTTTTAGAAGTTGTTAAAGAAGGAGTAGCAGAAACAGTTGCTATTTTAGATGAATACAACAAAATAAACGATATGTTTGGCTTAGAAGAAGTATATTCTGATGCAGATAAGATGCAAAAGTTAATGGATCGTCAAGCTGAACTACAAGATAAGATTGATGCTTCTAATGCATGGGAATTAGATACTAAGTTAGAAATAGCGATGGATGCTTTGCGTACGCCAGAAGGAGATAAGAAAATCGGAGTATTATCTGGAGGAGAGCGTCGTCGTGTTGCCTTATGTCGTTTATTATTACAAGAACCAGAAATTTTATTATTAGATGAGCCTACCAACCACTTAGATGCAGAATCTGTACATTGGTTAGAGCATCATTTAGCACAATATAAAGGAACGGTAATTGCAGTAACACACGACCGTTATTTCTTAGATAACGTTGCAGGTTGGATTTTAGAATTGGATAGAGGTGAAGGTATTCCATGGAAAGGAAACTATTCATCTTGGTTAGACCAAAAATCTAAACGTTTAGCTCAAGAAAGTAAAACAGCCTCTAAGCGTCAAAAAACTTTAGAACGAGAGTTAGAATGGGTACGTCAAGGAGCAAAAGGTCGTCAAACAAAGCAAAAAGCACGTTTGAAGAACTATGAAAAGTTAATGAGTCAAGATCAGAAGCAGACGGAAGAAAAATTAGAAATATACATTCCTAATGGTCCTCGTTTAGGAACGAACGTAATAGAAGCTACAGGTGTTTCTAAAGCTTATGAAGACAAATTATTATACGAAAATTTAGAGTTCAACCTACCACAAGCCGGAATTGTAGGAATTATTGGTCCGAACGGAGCTGGTAAAACCACTATTTTTAGAATGATCATGGGAGAAGAAACTCCTGATGCGGGAAGCTTTAAAGTAGGGGAAACAGCTAAAATAGCTTATGTAGATCAGTCACATTCTAATATTGACCCAGAAAAATCTATTTGGGAGAACTTCTCTGAAGGTCAAGATTTAGTGATGATGGGAGGTAAACAAGTAAATTCAAGAGCTTATTTAAGTCGTTTCAACTTCTCGGGAAGTGAGCAAAATAAAAAAGTAGCAACCTTATCAGGAGGGGAGCGTAACCGTTTGCATTTAGCAATGACGTTAAAGGAAGAAGGTAACGTATTGTTATTAGATGAGCCAACAAACGATTTAGATGTAAATACTTTACGAGCTTTAGAAGAAGGTTTAGAAAATTTTGCAGGATGTGCTGTGGTAATTTCGCACGATAGATGGTTTTTAGATCGTATTTGTACACATATCTTAGCTTTCGAAGGAGATAGTCAAGTGTATTTCTTTGAAGGTTCTTTCTCTGATTATGAAGAGAACAAGAAGAAGCGTTTAGGAGGAGATTTAATGCCTAAGCGAATTAAATATAAGAAGTTAATCAGGTAAATAAAACATTTATAAAATAAAACTCGAAGCTATTAACTTCGAGTTTTTCTTTTTCAATAACAATCATCCCCTCAAATTGCAAAACTGTTTTAGTAGATAGTTTTCCATAGTAGTAGTTATTATGTTAATGTTTTGTTAGTAACAACTATTATGCCGAAATGAAAAATATTCAATAAAAATAGAATTAAATATTTTTTTTAAATGTTTCAAAGGGTTTTAAATGTAAAAAAAATAAATAATTAACTAAGTTTAACAAAATTTAAAATTTGCTGTGATAAAAAAAACAATAAAAATAATTGTAATAATAGTAGTCCTATTTTCGGTCTTAATTTTGAGTCTGAACTATATAGCAGCAGGTAAAATTGAAAAAAAACTGACAGAAACCTTAGTTAAAAAACATATTAATTATACAGGAAAAGTAAAAGCTAATGTATTATTAGGTAATATTAGTATTGATGATTTTTTTTTAGAAAAAGATAGTATACATCTTAAAATAAATAACTTAAGTGTAAAAGGAGTTTCTTATTATGCTTACTTTATTAAAGATAAACTATCAATCGATAAAATAGTCTTAAATAGTTCTATTATAAAAGGAAAAATACCTAAAGATATATTTAATGCT
Encoded proteins:
- a CDS encoding isocitrate lyase; translated protein: MKNLAHANYSSALQTVKELKKKFGSTWNSVSPENAARMVAQNRFKTGLDIARYTAAIMREDMAAYDADSSNYTQSLGCWHGFVAQQKMIAVKKHHKTTSKRYLYLSGWMVAALRSEFGPLPDQSMHEKTAVPALIEEIYDFLRQADAIELNDLFRRLENGEDVQSEIDNFETHIVPIIADIDAGFGNEEATYLLAKKMIQAGACAIQIENQVSDAKQCGHQDGKVTVPHEDFIAKLNAIRYAFLELGVEDGVIVARTDSEGAGLTQKLPVSQEPGDLASQYLAFVEAEEITIDEAKEDDVLLKRDGKLVRPVRLANGLYKFREGTNIDRVVLDCITSLQNGADLLWIETPTPHVGQIAHMVNRVRAVVPNAKLVYNNSPSFNWTLNFRNQVYDEMVAEGENMTGYDRNNLMNAAYDGTELCHRADEKIRTFQIDGAREAGIFHHLITLPTYHTTALHMNDLTEGYFGEDGMLAYVRGVQRQEIRKGVSCVKHQRMAGSDLGDDHKTFFAGDKALKASGEKNTSNQFEVGTKDKGIEEESAVAV
- a CDS encoding cupin domain-containing protein: MITYDMDTTQTINILQEAEKLKKYFSPKIISEVNNEYVKLAKIKGEDIPWHNHENEDELFYIIDGSLLMEIENQPSFTMKKGDLFVVPKGVNHRVSSSEDCLIMLIETKSTKHTGDLITPITKSIDNQKY
- a CDS encoding bifunctional helix-turn-helix transcriptional regulator/GNAT family N-acetyltransferase — translated: MMRETQLVYDEFNIHFDPYLFPTFKIIKNKDGVTNTEITNSLKTSQPATTQAINKLHKKGLITLKEDKSDKRKKVIFISNKGKQLIENVTPIWNSIEHTIKKYTNIKAESLTELINELETKFDEKSFSEAIIEHIKMNTTQSTVTITTFKEEYNSSFYNLNIEWLQTFFYVEPYDEEVLSNPHKYIIDKGGHIFFAKLNNEVVGTVALMPMSEPNVYELTKMAVSPKHRGYKIGQQLMQHCIDFAKDKQFDKLVLYSNTKLENAIYIYRKFGFLEIPVEEDCPYERCNIKMELKTKS
- a CDS encoding DoxX family protein, with the translated sequence MKRDKIIFYVATGLLTLLMFFSAGMYFFNHAEVAKMFTAFGYPTYIIYPYAVAKLLGLIALWFFRGKFLNEWAYAGFFFAFILAFFAHFMIGDGEQTGAVIAIVLLIVSYIYSKKI
- a CDS encoding OsmC family protein, translating into MSNNPTATVTLTDRNYLAEAKMRNHFAVIDEPLDKGGDDNGPTPVEYLLTAIGGCVSITLRMYAERKGWDLGKVTVNVSQKEQLTPEGIKKSLVEEISFEKEVTEEQHTKLLEIAGKCPVAKMVKGETEIESKITT
- a CDS encoding NADPH-dependent FMN reductase; translation: MKKIIAFAGSNSKKSINKQLVTYASSLLGGIEVSVLDLNDYPLPIYGIDKEIEEGVPENAAIFLEKIKEADGIAVSLAEHNGNFTVAFKNIIDWMSRIEQKIWHNKPMLLLSTSPGGRGGASSMAIAKNGFPHMGANVIADFSLPKFYDNFNDGRIVNEEFNEEIKEAVTTFQKAV
- a CDS encoding (4Fe-4S)-binding protein → MSEAKEIVKNYSNNDITVVWKPNKCIHSKKCWKGLIQVFNPQNRPWIKMDGATTERIKKQVEECPSGALSYISKREGSQAAAHTETKVEALEDGPLLIYGTLHVTNLDGTTEKKNKTTAFCRCGASHNKPYCDGTHVKVEFKG
- a CDS encoding GNAT family N-acetyltransferase translates to MKVQQEDNDKKGEFYIEVEGNRAALMTYTWAGKDKLIIDHTEVGDDLRGKGVGYKLVAASVNFARSKNIKILPLCPFAKSVFDKKPEYSDVLA
- a CDS encoding glutaredoxin family protein, which codes for MKIVLYGRKGHAHTVAYKNFLKSAEVPFEYKDVSVDDEAKEHTKELYEGQVKYPTLFVDDEVYLTPSSDTFNKLMQDLKLKG
- a CDS encoding MarR family winged helix-turn-helix transcriptional regulator; the encoded protein is MGDISKDINSKFPNNKIKAFINIKYTANWINSQENEFFKQYSISSQQFNILRILRGAKEAIKVQTIKDRMIERAPNATRLMDKLYEKNLIDRERCKHDRRVVYISITQQGKKLLKAIDDKLHLDFIENLTEEEATQLSGLLDKIRQ
- a CDS encoding NADPH-dependent 2,4-dienoyl-CoA reductase, giving the protein MKYKHIFEPLDLGFTTLKNRVLMGSMHTGLEEEKNGIKRIASYYAERARGGVGLIVTGGIAPNIQGWTAPFSARMSTKKHAREHKVITEAVHKEGGKICMQILHSGRYGYHPFNVAPSKIKSPITPFKPFALKQSGIRRTVKDFVNCAKLSQEAGYDGVEIMGSEGYLINQFIVTRTNKRTDDYGGKYENRIRLAVELVRKIREAVGENFIIIYRLSMLDLVEQGSSWEEVVQLGKEIEKAGATIINTGIGWHEARIPTIATSVPRAAFTWVTKKMKEELSIPLVTSNRINMPDTAEKVLAEGHADMISMARPFLADPEWVNKAKEERIDEINTCIACNQACLDHAFQKKVASCLVNPRACHETELNYNLTSKKKKIAIVGAGPAGLAASTVAAQRGHDVTLFDADKETGGQFNIAKQIPGKEEFYETIRYFNKQLELHKVNVKLNTRVTAEDLYNGNFDEVVLATGITPRTPRIEGVDHEKVLSYIDVVKLKKPVGKRVAVIGAGGIGFDVSEYLAHEGESTSQNIDAWLKEWGIDKTLKSRAGIEGVTPEVHPSPREIYMFKRSSGKFGGNLGKTTGWIHRSVLKRKKVQFINEVQYTKIDDEGLHYVQNEEQKVLPVDNVIICAGQVPFKELLEPLEAKGMKVHVIGGADVAAELDAKRAINQGSRLAAEL
- a CDS encoding CAL67264 family membrane protein, with amino-acid sequence MNKNTVLGWATLIMVLMGVLLIGLAVFKYDEIAGYGFGAVGLGFFANAWVFNALKGRV
- the ettA gene encoding energy-dependent translational throttle protein EttA, which encodes MSDDKKVIFSMNKVSKTYQSTGKQVLKDIYLSFFYGAKIGILGLNGSGKSTLLKIIAGVEKNYQGDVTFSPGYKVGYLEQEPQLDEDKTVLEVVKEGVAETVAILDEYNKINDMFGLEEVYSDADKMQKLMDRQAELQDKIDASNAWELDTKLEIAMDALRTPEGDKKIGVLSGGERRRVALCRLLLQEPEILLLDEPTNHLDAESVHWLEHHLAQYKGTVIAVTHDRYFLDNVAGWILELDRGEGIPWKGNYSSWLDQKSKRLAQESKTASKRQKTLERELEWVRQGAKGRQTKQKARLKNYEKLMSQDQKQTEEKLEIYIPNGPRLGTNVIEATGVSKAYEDKLLYENLEFNLPQAGIVGIIGPNGAGKTTIFRMIMGEETPDAGSFKVGETAKIAYVDQSHSNIDPEKSIWENFSEGQDLVMMGGKQVNSRAYLSRFNFSGSEQNKKVATLSGGERNRLHLAMTLKEEGNVLLLDEPTNDLDVNTLRALEEGLENFAGCAVVISHDRWFLDRICTHILAFEGDSQVYFFEGSFSDYEENKKKRLGGDLMPKRIKYKKLIR